CACCCGGGCACGCAGCGCCCGCCGCAGTGCCCCGGCCCCCACCACGAGCCCGGCCCCGGTCAGCAGGATGCCCGAGGCCTGCCACGGCACCGGCAGCTGCAGGGCCAGCACGCCGCCGAGCATGAGCAGGGAGAACCGCAGGACGCGGCGGGCGAGGTCCCGTAGCTGCTCAGGATCCGCAGGCGGGGGCTGTGGCCCCGGCTGGTCCGGCCCGTCGGGCTGGTCCGGCCGGCTGGACGGCGGGCCCGCCGGACGGTCCGGCAGCGGGCGGCCCGGTTCGGGCGGCGCGTAGGGGTTGCCCACCGTGCACCTCCTCGTCCGGGTCGGGGGCGGGCACCGCTCGGGTGGCGCCCTCCCGCACACTATGGTCTCTGACCGTGACCGCCGACGCGACGCCGGCCTCCGCCGGCCGCCACCGGTTCACCCCGTCCGTCCCCGCCCGGCTCGTCGTCCTGCTCTCCGGGACGGGAACCCTCGCCCAGGCGCTGCTCGACGCCGCCGCCGACCCCGCCTACGGCGCGGACGTCGTCGCGGTCGGCTCCGACCGCCCCGACGCGCCCGGGCTGCAGCGGGCCCGGGCCGCGGGAGTCCCGACGTTCGTCGAGACGCTCGCCGCCCACCCCGACCGGGCCGCCTGGGACGCCGCGCTCACCGAGCGGGTCGCCGCCCACCGCCCCGACCTCGTCGTCCTCGCCGGGTTCATGCGCCTGGTCGGCCCGGCCTTCCTCGACCGGTTCGCCGGCCGCTGCCTCAACAGCCACCCGGCCCTGTCCCCGGCGTTCCCCGGGGCGCACGCCGTCCGGGACGCCCTCGCCTACGGCGTCCGGGTCACCGGCACCACCCTCTTCCTCGTCGACGCCGGGGTGGACACCGGCGCGATCGTCGCCCAGCACCCGGTCACGGTGGCCCCGGACGACGACGAGGCGACCCTGCACGCCCGGATCAAGACCCACGAGCGCCGGATGCTCGTCGACGTCGTCGGGCGGATGGCCCGCGACGGCTGGACCGTCTCCGGCAGGAAGGTGACCATCGGATGAGTGCCACCCCAGAGGCCGACGGGCGCACCCCCGTGCGCCGCGCCCTGGTCAGCGTCTACGACAAGACCGGCCTGGAGGACCTCGTCACCGGCCTGCACGCCGCGGGCGTGACGATCGTGTCGACCGGGTCGACCGCCGCGCGGATCGCCGCCGCCGACGTCCCGGTGACCCCGGTGGAGGAGGTCACCGGCTTCCCCGAGTGCCTCGACGGCCGGGTCAAGACCCTGCACCCGCGGATCCACGCCGGGATCCTCGCCGACCGGCGCAACCCCGGTCACGTCCAGGAGCTGGCCGACCTCGGCGTCGAGGCCTTCGACCTCGTCGTGGTCAACCTCTACCCGTTCCGGGAGACGGTGCACTCCGGCGCCGGCATCGAGGACGTCGTCGAGCAGATCGACATCGGCGGGCCGGCGATGGTCCGGGCCGCCGCCAAGAACCACGCCAACGTCGCCGTCGTCGTCGACCCCGGCGGGTACGACGACGTGCTCCGGCAGGTCCGCGACGGCGGGTTCGACCTGGCTGCCCGGCGCCGGCTCGCCGCCCGGGCCTTCGCGCACACCGCGGCCTACGACACCGCCGTCGCCCGCTGGTGCGCCGCCGAGCTCGCCGTCGACGAGGACTGGTGGCCCCCCTACGCGGGGATGGCGCTGGAGCGTGCCGACGTCCTGCGGTACGGGGAGAACCCGCACCAGAAGGGCGCCCTGTACGTCGACGTCGACGCCCCGGCCGGCGTCGCCCAGTCCACCCAGCTGCACGGCAAGGCGATGTCGTACAACAACTACGTCGACGCCGACGCCGCCGTGCGAGCCGCGTTCGACCACGAGCGGCCCGCCGTCGCGGTCATCAAGCACGCCAACCCGTGCGGTATCGCGGTCGCCGACGACGACGCGGCCGACCCGGTCGCCCAGGCCCACGCCCGCGCCCACGCCTGCGACCCGGTGTCGGCGTTCGGCGGCGTCGTCGCCGCCAACCGCCCGGTGACCGCCGGGATGGCCGCCCAGCTCGCCGACGTGTTCACCGAGGTCGTCGTCGCCCCGTCGTTCACCGACGACGCGCTGCGCCTGCTGACCGCCCGCAAGAACGTCCGGCTGCTCGAGCTGCCCGAGGGGTACCGGCGCGACGAGGTGGAGTGGCGTCAGGTGTCCGGCGGGATGCTGGTCCAGGTCCGCGACGCCGTGGACGCCGCCGGCGACGACCCGGCCACGTGGCGGCTCGTCGCCGGTGACCCCGCGGACGACGCCACCCTCGCCGACCTCGCCTTCGCCTGGCGCGCCGTCCGCGCGGTGAAGTCGAACGCGATCCTGCTGGCCGCCGGCGGTGCGAGCGTCGGGATCGGGATGGGTCAGGTCAACCGGGTGGACTCCTGCCGGCTGGCCGTCGAGCGGGCCGGCGCCGAGCGGGCCCGCGGCGCCGTCGCCGCCTCCGACGCGTTCTTTCCCTTCCCCGACGGGTTGCAGGTGCTCATCGACGCGGGGGTGCGGGCCGTCGTCCAGCCCGGCGGGTCGGTGCGCGACGAGGAGGTCGTCGCCGCGGCCCGCGAGGCCGGGGTCACGATGTACCTCACCGGCACCCGGCACTTCGCGCACTGACTGTGCCGACGCCGGCCAGGGACGAGTGAGTCAGCCGCGCAGCGCGGCCCGCACCGGGACGTCCGGGTCGCCCAGCGCCGCGGTGTCCACGGGCACCCCGGTGCCGTCCGCGCCGCCGAGCGCCCGGCGGGCCTGCGCGACGTCCCGGGGACGGTCCACGGTGAGCAGCGCCACCAGCCGGTCCTGCCCGGCGGTGTCGGCCAGCACCCACGCCGCGGCGAAGCCCTCACCGGCCGCCGGCTCACCGCGCACGAGCACCCTGGCCCCGGCGTGCGGGCGGCCGGCCAGCGCCACCTCCCGCCCGAACTGGGTGGAGAACACGTACGGCACCGGGTCGTGGACGACGTCCTCACCGGCCAGCGTCGCCGCCGCGGCGTCACCGGCGAGCATCGCCTCCTCCCAGTGCCCGCCGGCGACCCAGCGGTCGTAGCGCGGCGACCAGCGCACCGCGCAGTCACCGGCGGCGAGCACGTGCGGCGCCAGCGGACCGACCGCGCGCAGGTCGGCGCCCACCTCGACGCCGTGAGCGCCCGAGCCCAGCCAGCCGGCGTCCGGCAGCACGCCGAGCGCGGCCACCACCGCGTCCGCCACCAGCTCCTCCCCGTCGTCCAGGACCACCCGCTCCCCGGTGGCGGACACCACCCGGCGCCCGGTGAGCAGCTGTACGCCGGCGGCGGCGTACCAGGGGCGGGTGAGGTCCCCCACGGTGCCGATCTCGCGGCCCAGCGGGGTGGGCAGCGCCTCGACCACGGTGACCTGGCAGCCGACGGCGGCCGCGGAGGAGGCGACCTCCGCGCCGATCCAGCCGGCGCCGGCGACGACCAGCCGGGCACCGGGCACGAGCGCTGCGCGCAGCCGCGCCGCGTCGTCGAGCGTCCGCAGCACGAGCACCCCGTCCCAGCCGGCGGGCACGACCGGGCGGGCGCCGGTGGTCACCAGGACGGCGTCGGCCGGCTCGTCCCACCCCTCGCCGCGGATGACGACCCCGGAGGCGTCGACGTCCAGGCCGGTGACGCGGTGGTCGAGCAGCAGTTCGTCGCACAGGACGTCGAGGTCCTCCCCGAGGTCGTCCTCCAGCCGCGTGGTGTGCCCGCCGGTGAGCACCGCCTTGGACAGCGGGGGCCGGTCGTACGGGCGGTGCGGCTCGGCGCCGACCATCACCAGGTGGCCGTCGAACCCGCGGCGGCGCAGGCCGGCGACGGCGTAGGTCCCGGCGAGCCCGGCACCCACGACGAGCACGCTGTCGGGGCGGCGTCCAGGGCTGGGCACGGCCGCAACGCTAACCTCCGGCCGTGCCCGACACGACTCCCGCCCCCGACCGGGGGCCGGGCACGGGACCCCACCGGGGGCCGGGCACCGGACCCGACCGGCTGGACCGGCTGAGTCGGCTGGTCGTCGTCCTCGTCGGGGCCGCGGTCGTCGTCCCGGTCCTCCTCCTGCCGGTGCTGGGCTTCCGCGGGTCCTCGCTGCTGCTGGCCGGCGAGCTGCTCGGGGCCGCCGCGGCACGGGCGCTGCTGCCCGCGCGGGCGGTGGCCCCGCTCGTGGTGCGGACCCGAACCCTCGACGTGCTGGTGCTCGTGGTGCTCGCCGTGCTGCTCGCGGTGCTCGCGGCGACGGCCCCCGGCGGCTGAGCGGGGCGTGCCTCAGCCGATGAGACCGAGCCCCCGGACGGCGTCGCGCTCCTCGGCGAGCTCGGCGACGCTGGCGTCGATCCGGCTGCGGGAGAAGTCGTCGATCTCCAGGCCGGGCACGATCGACCACTGCCCGCCGGAGGTCGTCACCGGGAACGAGGAGATCAGACCCTCCGGCACGCCGTAGGAGCCGTCGGACGGGACGGCCATCGACACCCAGTCGCCGTCCGCGGTGCCGAGCACCCAGTCGCGGGTGTGGTCGATCGCCGCGGACGCCGCGGACGCCGCAGACGACGCCCCGCGTGCCTCGATGATCGCGGCGCCGCGCTTCTGCACGGTGGGGATGAACTCCTTCTCCACCCACTGCTGGTCGCCCACGACCTCGGCGGCGTTGCGGCCGACGACCTCGGCGTGGAACAGGTCGGGGTACTGGGTGGCCGAGTGGTTGCCCCAGATCGTCATCCGGCGGATGTCCGTCACCGCGACGCCGGTCTTCTTCGCCAGCTGCGCCACCGCCCGGTTCTGGTCGAGCCGGGTCATCGCGGTGAACCGCTCCCGCGGCACGTCCGGGGCGTTGTGCATGGCGATGAGCGCGTTGGTGTTGGCCGGGTTGCCGACGACGAGCACCTTGAGGTCGTCGGCGGCGTGGTCGTTGAGCGCCCTGCCCTGGACGGTGAAGATGGCGCCGTTGGCCTCGAGCAGGTCGCCGCGCTCCATGCCCTTCGTGCGGGGGCGGGCGCCCACGAGCAGCGCGATGTTCGCCCCGTCGAACGCGGTGGTGGCGTCGTCGCTGATGTCCAGGCCCCGCAGCAGCGGGAAGGCGCAGTCGTCGAGCTCCATCGCCACGCCCTCCACGGCCCCGAGCGCCGGGGTGATCTCCAGCAGGCTGAGGTGCACGGGGGTGTCGGGGCCGAGCAGGGCCCCGCTCGCCACCCGGAACAGCAGGCTGTAGCCGATCTGGCCGGCGGCGCCGGTGACGGCGACCTTCACCGGGGCGGACTGTGTGCTCACGACTCACTCCTTGTCACGGGAGGCCCGGCTGCGCGCGGGCCGTGGACGGATGCCCGGGACGCTAGCAAGGCGCTCACCGGTGTGCCGGGTCGGCCGGCGAGACGGGCAGCAGCTCGGACCACCAGCGCAGCACGTGCTCGAAGCGGGCCTGCCGGTGCCGCGGCCGCCCGGAGCGGCTGAGCTCGTGCCCCTCCCCGGGGAACAGCAGCAGCTCGGTGCGGACCCCGCCGAGCCGCAGGGCGGTGAACCACCGCTGCCCCTGCTCGACCGGGCAGCGCCAGTCGTTCTCGGAGTGGATCACCAGGGTCGGGGTGGTGACCCGCTCGACGTGGGTCATCGGGGACTGCTCGCGCATCGCCTCCGCCGAGCCGTGGTAGCCCAGCGGGAAGAACCAGCCGATGTCCGCCGAGCCGACGAAGCTCGTCGCGTCGAGGTAGCCGCGCTCGACGACGGCCCCGGTGAACCGGTCGGTGCGGGTGGTGAGCAGCGCGGTCATGTACCCGCCGTAGGAGCCGCCCTGGACGCCGACCCGGTCGCGGTCCAGCGGCAGTCGGGGGTCGCCGAGCGCCCCGTCGAGGAACTGCAGGACGTCGTCGGCGTCCCGGGTGCCCATCGCTCCCTGGACGACGCGCCCGTGGGCCTGGCCGTACCCGGCCGACCCCCGGGGGTTGCACATGAGGACGGCGTAGCCGGCGCCGGCGTACACCTGCGCCTCGTCGAACAGCCCCCAGCCGTACTGGGCGTAGGGCCCGCCGTGCACGGTGAGCAGCACCGGGTGCGGACCGTCGCCCCACCGGGCCGGGTCGGGCAGCACCGCCCATCCGTGCACCGGGTAGCCGTCGTCGGCCTCGACGGTCAGCTCGACGAGGGGGCGGACCCCGGCGGCGCGCAGCGGCGCCGCGACGTCGGTGAGCCGGGTCGTGGCCCCGGCGCCCAGGGCCACCAGGTCACCCGGGGTCGTGGGGTCGGCGACGACCGCGACCACCGTGCGGCCGTCAGCGGTGGCGTCCACGCCCCTGACCTGCAGCTCGCCGTCCAGCAGTACGTGCGGGTCACCGCCGTCGGCGGGGACGGCGAGCAGCCGGACGGCGCCACGGGACCGGTCGGCGACCAGGACGCCGCGCTCGGTGACGACGGGCCGGCCGGACTCGGTCAGGTCGACGGTCTCGGCGTCGGTGAGCCGGTGGGCCGGGCCGCCGGCCAGCGGGGCGGTGAACAGTCCTGCGTTGCGGGCCACGAAGTCGGTGCCGGAGGGCCCGACCTCGGAGGCGATGAACCACACGGTGCGGCCGTCGGGGGAGGCGACGGGAGCGCTGGCGGTGAGGTCCCCGCCGACCACGAGGGTGAGGTCGCCGCCGTCGGCGGGTACGCGGTACACCCCGCGGCGCAGGTCGGTGTCCCGGCTGTCGTGGGCGTCGGCCACGACGAGCAGGGCCGCGCCGTCCGGGGTCCAGGCGACGTCGCCGTGGCTGACGTCCCCGTGGGTGACCCGTCGCGGCTCGGCGACGGCGCCGGAGGACACCGTCGCGTCGGCGAGGTCAGGGACGTCGAGCACGAACACGTGCGGCCGGCGGTCCCGGGTGTAGCCGAGGCCGTCCTCCCGGTAGGCCAGCGTCGTCACCAGACGTGGCGGCTCGGCGTCCGGACCGACACCCTCCTGGGTGCCGTACCGGCCGTCCTCGGGGACCCGCGCGGTGTAGGCGATCCGGCGTGAGTCCGGCGACCAGACCGGGTCACCGGCGCCGAGGTGGTGGTCGGTGAGCCGTAGCGGCTCCCCGCCGTCGAGCTCGAGCAGGTGAAGCTGCGGGCGGCCCTTGGGCTCGGCCCGCAGGAACGCGACGTACCGGCCGTCCGGGCTCACCGCCGGAGAGGTGTCCCGGTGGCCGCGGGTCAACGGGCGCGGGCCGGCGGAGCCGTCGGTGCGGACCAGCCACAGCCCGCCGACGTACTCGTCGGTGCCGGTGTCCGGGCGGACCACGGAGGTGACGGCCCACGAGCCGTCGGGGGACAGGGACGGCGTGCCGCACTGGCGCAGCAGTGGCAGGTCGGTGGGGCGCATGACCGGCACGCTATCCGCGCACGGTGAGCGGACCGGGAGCCGGGCACGGCGAGGGCCCGGTGCGGGATGCACCGGGCCCTCGCCGTGCCGGACGTGTCGGCCCGCGTCAGGCGCGGGCGGCTCGCGTCAGTAGCGGGCGGTCGCCGGCGCCACCTTCATCAGGGCGTAGCCGACGAGCAGGAACAGGACACCGAGGCCCATCGCCATCGCGGCCACGCCGAAGGAGACCACGGAGGTGAACAGCGAGGCCCGCAGGAACGAGGCGTTCATCACCGTGGCGCGGGTGGGGTCGTCCTGCGCCAGCTCGGCGTAGGTCTTGCCGCCGGAGGCCTTGAGGGCGTGCTCGTTGATGATCTCGGCCTGCGCGTAGGCGCTGAAGGGGCCGTTGACCTCGTCGCCGGCGAGGAAGGAGGCGTCCTCGGCGACGGTGACCTTCTCGGCGGACAGCTGGCTCTGGACGAGGCCCCACGTGGTGGCGCCGCCGATGGCGAGGATGAGCCCGCCGATGATGACGATGATGCCGAGGGTGCGGACGAGCCTGGACTGGTCGGTGCCGGTGCGAGTGGCCGAGGTGGTGGCCATGGCTTCTCCTGTTGGTCGTGTTGGGTCGTGCCTGGTCGTCGTTCCCGGGGGTTTCCCGGTGTGCCACTACTCCATCGGCATCGGCACGCTGAGCGCAGGGGCGCAGGACCCGAACCTGCCGGGACGTTCGTCCTGACCAGCAGCATCCCCCACCCAGCCGGGTTCGCACACCCAGTGGCGGTGATCCGCCCCTCGGCAGCCCGGTTTTACCGCCACTGGGTGTGCGAACCCATGGGGGGGAGGCCGGGCGGCGGTCAGCGGAAGACGACGGTGCGGTGCCCGTCGAGCAGGACCCGGTGCTCGGCGTGCCAGCGCACCGCGCGGGAGAGCACCTGCGCCTCGACGTCCTGGCCGATCGCGACGAGCTCGGCGACGGTCATCGTGTGGTCGACCCGCTCGACGTCCTGCTCGATGATGGGCCCCTCGTCGAGGTCCGCGGTGACGTAGTGGGCGGTGGCCCCGATGAGCTTGACGCCACGCTCGTGGGCCTGGTGGTAGGGCCGGGCGCCCTTGAAGCTCGGCAGGAACGAGTGGTGGATGTTGATGATCCGGCCCTCGAGCCGCCGGCACAGGTCGTCGCTGAGCACCTGCATGTAGCGGGCCAGGACGACGAGCTCGACGTCGAGGTCCTCGACGAGCTCGAGCAGGCGGGCCTCGGCGTCCGGCTTGGTCTGCGGGGTGACCGGCACGTGGTGGAACGGGACGCCGTAGAAGTCCGCCAGGGGGCGCAGGTCCTCGTGGTTGCCGACGATGGCCGGCACCTCGATCGGCAGCAGCCCGGAGCGCTGCCGGAACAGCAGGTCGTTGAGGCAGTGCGCGGCCTTGCTCACCAGCACCAGGGTGCGGGTCGGCCGGCCCACCTCGTCGAGCTGCCAGTCCATCGAGAACCGTTGGGCGACCGGGGCGAACGCCGCCTCGAGGTCGGTCCGCGACGCGGGGGAGTCGACCTGCAGCCGCAGGTGGAACAGGCCGGTGCCGGGGTCCCCGAACTGCTTGCTCTCGGTGATGTTGCCGCCCAGGCGGGCGATCACCTCGGTGACGGCGTGGACGATCCCGGGCCCGTCCGGGCAGGTCAGGGTGAGCACGAGGGGGGTCGTCACGGGCGGCCAGCGTAGTGGTGCGGCGGGGGCGCGGTCGGGGTGCCGTAACCTGGCGCCGCCGCCGTCCCGAGGAGCCCGCCGTGACCGACGTCCCGACGTCCACGTCCGTGACCGAGCAGCCGCTCGCCGAGGTCGACCCCGAGATCGCCCGCGTCCTGGAGCAGGAGCTCGGGCGCCAGCGCGACACCCTCGAGATGATCGCCAGCGAGAACTTCGTGCCCCGCGCGGTGCTCGAGGCCGCCGGGTCCGTGCTGACGAACAAGTACGCCGAGGGCTACCCCGGACGCCGGTACTACGGCGGGTGCGAGTACGTCGACGTCGCCGAGGACCTGGCCCGCCAGCGGGTGCGGGACCTGTTCGGCGCCGAGCACGCCAACGTCCAGCCGCACTCCGGCGCCTCGGCGAACGCGGCGGTCATGCACGCCCTCATCCGCCCCGGGGACACCATCCTCGGCCTCGAGCTGGCCCACGGCGGTCACCTCACCCACGGAATGAAGATCAACTTCAGCGGCCGGCTGTACGACGTCGCCGCCTACGGGGTGGACCCCGAGACGTTCCGCGTCGACATGGACGAGGTGCGCCGGATCGCGCTGGAGCGCCGGCCCAGGCTCATCATCGCCGGTTGGTCGGCGTACCCGAGGCAGCTGGACTTCGCGGCGTTCCGCGAGGTCGCCGACGAGGTCGGCGCCTACCTCATGGTGGACATGGCGCACTTCGCCGGCCTGGTCGCCGCCGGCGAGCACCCCTCACCGGTGCCGTACGCGGACGTCGTGACGACCACCGTGCACAAGACCCTCGCCGGACCGCGCAGCGGCACCATCCTGTGCCGCGAGGAGCACGCCAAGAAGATCGACTCGGCGGTGTTCCCGGGCCAGCAGGGCGGGCCGCTCATGCACGTGGTCGCGGCGAAGGCGGTGGCCTTCAAGATCGCCGCCACCGAGGAGTTTCGCGAGCGGCAGCGGCGCACCGTCTCCGGCGCCCGGGTGCTGGCCGAGCGGCTGACCCGCCCGGACGTCGCGCAGGCCGGGGTCTCGGTGCTGACCGGCGGCACCGACGTCCACCTCGTCCTGGTCGACCTGCGCGACTCCGAGCTCGACGGCCGGCAGGCCGAGGACCGGCTGCACTCGGTCGGGATCACCGTCAACCGCAACGCCGTCCCGTTCGACCCGCGCCCGCCGATGGTCACCTCCGGGCTGCGGATCGGCACCCCGGCGCTGGCCACCCGCGGGTTCGGCGACGAGGAGTTCGCCGAGGTCGCCGACA
This DNA window, taken from Kineosporiaceae bacterium SCSIO 59966, encodes the following:
- a CDS encoding S9 family peptidase, whose product is MRPTDLPLLRQCGTPSLSPDGSWAVTSVVRPDTGTDEYVGGLWLVRTDGSAGPRPLTRGHRDTSPAVSPDGRYVAFLRAEPKGRPQLHLLELDGGEPLRLTDHHLGAGDPVWSPDSRRIAYTARVPEDGRYGTQEGVGPDAEPPRLVTTLAYREDGLGYTRDRRPHVFVLDVPDLADATVSSGAVAEPRRVTHGDVSHGDVAWTPDGAALLVVADAHDSRDTDLRRGVYRVPADGGDLTLVVGGDLTASAPVASPDGRTVWFIASEVGPSGTDFVARNAGLFTAPLAGGPAHRLTDAETVDLTESGRPVVTERGVLVADRSRGAVRLLAVPADGGDPHVLLDGELQVRGVDATADGRTVVAVVADPTTPGDLVALGAGATTRLTDVAAPLRAAGVRPLVELTVEADDGYPVHGWAVLPDPARWGDGPHPVLLTVHGGPYAQYGWGLFDEAQVYAGAGYAVLMCNPRGSAGYGQAHGRVVQGAMGTRDADDVLQFLDGALGDPRLPLDRDRVGVQGGSYGGYMTALLTTRTDRFTGAVVERGYLDATSFVGSADIGWFFPLGYHGSAEAMREQSPMTHVERVTTPTLVIHSENDWRCPVEQGQRWFTALRLGGVRTELLLFPGEGHELSRSGRPRHRQARFEHVLRWWSELLPVSPADPAHR
- a CDS encoding FAD-dependent oxidoreductase, with product MLVVGAGLAGTYAVAGLRRRGFDGHLVMVGAEPHRPYDRPPLSKAVLTGGHTTRLEDDLGEDLDVLCDELLLDHRVTGLDVDASGVVIRGEGWDEPADAVLVTTGARPVVPAGWDGVLVLRTLDDAARLRAALVPGARLVVAGAGWIGAEVASSAAAVGCQVTVVEALPTPLGREIGTVGDLTRPWYAAAGVQLLTGRRVVSATGERVVLDDGEELVADAVVAALGVLPDAGWLGSGAHGVEVGADLRAVGPLAPHVLAAGDCAVRWSPRYDRWVAGGHWEEAMLAGDAAAATLAGEDVVHDPVPYVFSTQFGREVALAGRPHAGARVLVRGEPAAGEGFAAAWVLADTAGQDRLVALLTVDRPRDVAQARRALGGADGTGVPVDTAALGDPDVPVRAALRG
- a CDS encoding aromatic ring-opening dioxygenase LigA yields the protein MATTSATRTGTDQSRLVRTLGIIVIIGGLILAIGGATTWGLVQSQLSAEKVTVAEDASFLAGDEVNGPFSAYAQAEIINEHALKASGGKTYAELAQDDPTRATVMNASFLRASLFTSVVSFGVAAMAMGLGVLFLLVGYALMKVAPATARY
- the purH gene encoding bifunctional phosphoribosylaminoimidazolecarboxamide formyltransferase/IMP cyclohydrolase; its protein translation is MSATPEADGRTPVRRALVSVYDKTGLEDLVTGLHAAGVTIVSTGSTAARIAAADVPVTPVEEVTGFPECLDGRVKTLHPRIHAGILADRRNPGHVQELADLGVEAFDLVVVNLYPFRETVHSGAGIEDVVEQIDIGGPAMVRAAAKNHANVAVVVDPGGYDDVLRQVRDGGFDLAARRRLAARAFAHTAAYDTAVARWCAAELAVDEDWWPPYAGMALERADVLRYGENPHQKGALYVDVDAPAGVAQSTQLHGKAMSYNNYVDADAAVRAAFDHERPAVAVIKHANPCGIAVADDDAADPVAQAHARAHACDPVSAFGGVVAANRPVTAGMAAQLADVFTEVVVAPSFTDDALRLLTARKNVRLLELPEGYRRDEVEWRQVSGGMLVQVRDAVDAAGDDPATWRLVAGDPADDATLADLAFAWRAVRAVKSNAILLAAGGASVGIGMGQVNRVDSCRLAVERAGAERARGAVAASDAFFPFPDGLQVLIDAGVRAVVQPGGSVRDEEVVAAAREAGVTMYLTGTRHFAH
- a CDS encoding malate dehydrogenase; the encoded protein is MSTQSAPVKVAVTGAAGQIGYSLLFRVASGALLGPDTPVHLSLLEITPALGAVEGVAMELDDCAFPLLRGLDISDDATTAFDGANIALLVGARPRTKGMERGDLLEANGAIFTVQGRALNDHAADDLKVLVVGNPANTNALIAMHNAPDVPRERFTAMTRLDQNRAVAQLAKKTGVAVTDIRRMTIWGNHSATQYPDLFHAEVVGRNAAEVVGDQQWVEKEFIPTVQKRGAAIIEARGASSAASAASAAIDHTRDWVLGTADGDWVSMAVPSDGSYGVPEGLISSFPVTTSGGQWSIVPGLEIDDFSRSRIDASVAELAEERDAVRGLGLIG
- a CDS encoding DUF3017 domain-containing protein, which encodes MPDTTPAPDRGPGTGPHRGPGTGPDRLDRLSRLVVVLVGAAVVVPVLLLPVLGFRGSSLLLAGELLGAAAARALLPARAVAPLVVRTRTLDVLVLVVLAVLLAVLAATAPGG
- a CDS encoding serine hydroxymethyltransferase, producing the protein MTDVPTSTSVTEQPLAEVDPEIARVLEQELGRQRDTLEMIASENFVPRAVLEAAGSVLTNKYAEGYPGRRYYGGCEYVDVAEDLARQRVRDLFGAEHANVQPHSGASANAAVMHALIRPGDTILGLELAHGGHLTHGMKINFSGRLYDVAAYGVDPETFRVDMDEVRRIALERRPRLIIAGWSAYPRQLDFAAFREVADEVGAYLMVDMAHFAGLVAAGEHPSPVPYADVVTTTVHKTLAGPRSGTILCREEHAKKIDSAVFPGQQGGPLMHVVAAKAVAFKIAATEEFRERQRRTVSGARVLAERLTRPDVAQAGVSVLTGGTDVHLVLVDLRDSELDGRQAEDRLHSVGITVNRNAVPFDPRPPMVTSGLRIGTPALATRGFGDEEFAEVADIIAEALKPSCDTDELRGRVRALTEAFPLYRGLEHW
- the purU gene encoding formyltetrahydrofolate deformylase, with the translated sequence MTTPLVLTLTCPDGPGIVHAVTEVIARLGGNITESKQFGDPGTGLFHLRLQVDSPASRTDLEAAFAPVAQRFSMDWQLDEVGRPTRTLVLVSKAAHCLNDLLFRQRSGLLPIEVPAIVGNHEDLRPLADFYGVPFHHVPVTPQTKPDAEARLLELVEDLDVELVVLARYMQVLSDDLCRRLEGRIINIHHSFLPSFKGARPYHQAHERGVKLIGATAHYVTADLDEGPIIEQDVERVDHTMTVAELVAIGQDVEAQVLSRAVRWHAEHRVLLDGHRTVVFR
- a CDS encoding phosphoribosylglycinamide formyltransferase, whose amino-acid sequence is MTADATPASAGRHRFTPSVPARLVVLLSGTGTLAQALLDAAADPAYGADVVAVGSDRPDAPGLQRARAAGVPTFVETLAAHPDRAAWDAALTERVAAHRPDLVVLAGFMRLVGPAFLDRFAGRCLNSHPALSPAFPGAHAVRDALAYGVRVTGTTLFLVDAGVDTGAIVAQHPVTVAPDDDEATLHARIKTHERRMLVDVVGRMARDGWTVSGRKVTIG